In Xenorhabdus nematophila ATCC 19061, one DNA window encodes the following:
- the xseA gene encoding exodeoxyribonuclease VII large subunit, translated as MSRPANTGIFSVSRLNQTVRQLLEMEMGRIWISAEMSNFSQPSSGHWYFTLKDERAQIRAAMFRSQNLRATFRPQNGQQVLVRAQITLYEPRGDYQLLVESIQPAGDGLLQQQFEILKQKLAAEGLFDQIHKKPLPSPAKRIGVITSASGAALHDILNILKRRDPALPIIIYPTAVQGAEAPLQIIRAIELANVRQECDVLIVGRGGGSLEDLWCFNDEQVARAIFQSHIPIVSAVGHEIDVTITDFVADLRAPTPSAAAELVSRNQIELLRQIQSLQQRLEMAMDYFFAQKQRVFNGLQHRLQQQHPDLRLARQQNHLAELRQKLIDSFLRCLKQHAISYEKWNQRLLHIHPEREIQYYSQSIQQLDFRLKQAVERQLGRYREKFAVSCSRMEAVSPLATLSRGYSISEASDGKLLKQVKQVKVGDTLKTRLQDGLVESQVTQVKKIRKKKN; from the coding sequence ATGTCACGACCCGCCAATACCGGAATTTTTTCTGTCAGCCGCCTGAATCAGACGGTTCGTCAGCTATTGGAGATGGAAATGGGCAGAATCTGGATTTCTGCCGAAATGTCCAATTTTTCTCAGCCATCATCAGGACATTGGTACTTCACATTAAAGGATGAGCGCGCGCAAATTCGTGCCGCTATGTTCCGAAGCCAAAACCTAAGGGCAACTTTCCGCCCACAAAATGGTCAGCAAGTGTTGGTCCGGGCACAAATTACCCTGTATGAACCCCGGGGTGACTATCAGCTGCTTGTGGAAAGCATCCAACCTGCCGGTGATGGATTACTGCAACAACAATTTGAGATATTAAAGCAAAAACTTGCCGCAGAAGGCTTGTTTGATCAAATTCATAAGAAACCCCTGCCCTCTCCGGCAAAACGCATCGGTGTCATTACTTCTGCCAGTGGCGCAGCACTTCACGACATTCTGAATATATTGAAACGCCGTGATCCTGCCTTGCCGATTATCATTTATCCCACCGCTGTTCAGGGTGCAGAAGCACCATTGCAGATTATTCGGGCAATTGAACTGGCGAATGTCCGGCAAGAGTGTGATGTCTTGATTGTCGGACGGGGGGGCGGATCACTGGAAGATTTATGGTGCTTTAATGATGAGCAAGTGGCACGGGCAATATTTCAAAGCCATATTCCCATCGTCAGTGCAGTCGGGCATGAAATTGATGTGACCATTACTGATTTTGTCGCTGATCTACGCGCACCGACACCTTCCGCAGCAGCAGAGTTAGTCAGCCGTAATCAGATAGAATTATTACGGCAAATTCAATCTCTGCAACAACGCCTTGAAATGGCGATGGATTACTTTTTTGCTCAAAAGCAACGCGTGTTTAATGGATTGCAGCATCGGCTACAACAACAACACCCTGATTTGCGTTTGGCACGCCAGCAAAATCATTTGGCTGAGCTACGCCAAAAGTTAATTGATAGTTTTTTACGTTGTCTGAAACAACATGCAATCTCATATGAAAAGTGGAACCAACGGCTGTTACACATTCATCCTGAACGGGAAATCCAATATTACAGCCAATCTATCCAACAACTTGATTTTCGTTTAAAACAAGCTGTTGAGCGGCAATTAGGGCGTTATCGGGAAAAGTTTGCGGTTTCTTGTTCCCGGATGGAAGCAGTCAGTCCACTGGCAACGTTGAGCCGCGGTTACAGTATCAGTGAAGCATCTGATGGAAAGTTGTTGAAGCAGGTTAAGCAGGTGAAAGTTGGAGATACGCTGAAAACACGGTTACAGGATGGTCTGGTTGAGAGTCAGGTCACACAGGTGAAAAAAATCAGAAAGAAAAAAAATTAA
- a CDS encoding tail fiber protein translates to MSTQDNKPDTPCPEDCDLFIVPSRKYVKEIVDAKIVEHAQSRNHPYATLTDRGFVTLSNDVNSDSEMTAATSKAVKAVSDLANTADQKADKANTNANTRLAKDQNGADIPNKAEFIKNLGLETMMEGLSLPVGVPVPWPTENPPEGWLICNGDSFDKARYPKLALAYPSGILPDLRGEFIRGWDNGRGVDVGRHLLSNQLADIAPHSHRLQRMWSSSTATAENLGTGNRIFNSVQQNINYGADPRGLGIAIGMGSGGYGYMDNTIADSTGTETRPRNIAFNYIVKAA, encoded by the coding sequence ATGAGTACACAAGATAATAAGCCGGATACACCATGCCCTGAAGACTGTGATTTATTCATAGTACCTAGCCGAAAGTATGTGAAAGAAATTGTCGATGCGAAAATTGTAGAGCATGCCCAAAGCCGGAATCATCCCTATGCAACACTGACCGATAGAGGGTTTGTTACTCTAAGCAACGATGTTAACAGTGATAGCGAAATGACTGCGGCAACATCTAAGGCAGTTAAAGCAGTATCTGATCTAGCAAATACAGCAGACCAAAAGGCTGACAAAGCAAACACGAATGCTAATACACGGTTGGCTAAAGACCAGAATGGAGCAGACATACCTAACAAGGCAGAGTTTATTAAAAATCTTGGATTAGAGACAATGATGGAAGGATTATCCTTGCCTGTTGGTGTACCCGTCCCTTGGCCAACGGAAAACCCACCAGAAGGCTGGCTGATATGTAACGGTGACTCATTTGATAAAGCAAGATATCCGAAACTTGCTCTTGCTTATCCATCAGGAATATTACCGGATTTGAGAGGGGAATTTATTCGCGGTTGGGATAATGGGCGTGGAGTGGACGTTGGTCGACATCTACTTTCTAATCAATTGGCAGATATTGCTCCACATAGTCACAGACTTCAACGAATGTGGTCCAGCTCAACGGCTACAGCCGAGAATTTAGGTACAGGGAATCGCATTTTCAATAGTGTCCAGCAAAACATTAACTACGGAGCTGATCCTCGAGGATTGGGCATTGCTATAGGAATGGGATCTGGTGGTTATGGTTATATGGATAATACGATTGCTGATTCAACAGGAACAGAAACCCGTCCCCGTAACATAGCATTCAATTACATAGTAAAAGCAGCTTAA
- a CDS encoding helix-turn-helix domain-containing protein, with protein sequence MNNNVKNDWHQADIIAALRKRGTTLAAVSRESGLSSSTLANILSRPWPKGEWIIADYLGIHPSEIWPSRYFDMYGQLIERKVRDKPQE encoded by the coding sequence ATGAATAACAATGTTAAGAATGATTGGCATCAAGCTGATATTATTGCTGCATTACGTAAACGTGGTACAACTTTAGCGGCTGTTTCTCGTGAGTCGGGACTTAGTTCATCTACACTAGCAAACATTCTCAGTCGTCCCTGGCCTAAAGGTGAATGGATAATTGCGGATTATCTCGGTATACATCCCTCTGAAATTTGGCCAAGCCGATACTTTGATATGTATGGTCAGTTAATTGAACGTAAGGTTCGCGATAAACCACAGGAATAA
- a CDS encoding LexA family protein, whose amino-acid sequence MKKKLTTEQIADAARLKELFESKKKQLGITQETLAEEIDKTQSAISHYLNGINALNLEMATYFAQKLGIRIADFSPSLDKQARKLARVLYGDKVSFVNHPQFQKQYPLLDWENAGHWCEETTPTYHSNSIEKRYETVVECSQRAFWLAVKGDAMVSPSGLSIPQGMIILVDPEVKPKTNNLVVAKLDGEEELIFRQLISEGYDTFLKPLNSQYNMIPLDDHVYIMGVVVEAKVRELP is encoded by the coding sequence ATGAAAAAGAAACTCACAACAGAACAAATTGCAGATGCCGCTCGCTTAAAAGAGCTATTTGAATCCAAGAAAAAACAGCTCGGCATCACCCAAGAAACACTTGCAGAAGAAATTGATAAGACTCAAAGTGCTATTTCACACTATCTCAATGGCATAAATGCCCTTAATTTGGAGATGGCAACTTATTTCGCCCAAAAATTAGGGATCAGAATTGCCGATTTCAGTCCATCACTGGATAAACAAGCCAGAAAACTTGCTAGGGTTCTCTATGGTGATAAAGTTTCGTTTGTTAACCATCCACAATTTCAAAAGCAATACCCGCTGCTAGACTGGGAAAATGCAGGACATTGGTGTGAAGAAACCACCCCGACATATCATTCAAACAGTATTGAAAAGCGATATGAAACCGTTGTCGAATGTTCACAACGTGCTTTTTGGCTGGCAGTAAAAGGTGATGCGATGGTTTCACCATCTGGATTAAGCATACCACAAGGCATGATCATTTTAGTTGACCCAGAAGTAAAACCCAAAACCAATAACTTGGTTGTCGCAAAACTGGATGGTGAAGAAGAGCTGATTTTCAGGCAATTGATCTCTGAAGGATACGATACATTTCTAAAACCACTGAACTCTCAATATAATATGATCCCTCTCGACGATCATGTGTACATCATGGGCGTTGTCGTGGAAGCAAAAGTCAGGGAATTACCTTAG
- a CDS encoding TonB-dependent receptor domain-containing protein, producing the protein MRSEAPPGRFYHNKFTKRHIDSYDYYLKYHYTPFSELVDTNILLSSGKGEQYLVNGMSGLGKTESHNKSNAINIKNTSRFNYGNTDFAFTLGSKLMRTEYKKKTLIGVGDDNTVNEEDNAFSPAGMQDITSIYSRLKIEHGIYTADLGLNYLDYSLKGVKPACDSRISCFPQGAAQVNLKDHAFNPSILLSAEIIPEFQPFVSYTHSMRAPNIQEVFYPGGEGNSVNPFLKGEIADTYQIGFNSYRPNLIVDGDTFRLKATLFHTKIKNYISSDHYMLCGEKKMCKMDGNLTTEEFDELNPSVSTYIYTNSLTPVTMKGYEIAANYDAGVFYSSLAYSQQKTQQPTTQAATFMGTSSASQLPESYMTLDTGVPLLDEKMRIGAIVKYTGQSYHQDLETDGDWSISDKMLKDDKIPTIVDLYTDYQINKNILIKFSVQNVANKNYADALNRMNSSANISNGDAVVQTARGRTYVIGAEVRF; encoded by the coding sequence TTGCGGTCGGAGGCGCCACCAGGGCGTTTCTATCATAATAAATTTACTAAACGCCATATTGATAGCTATGATTATTATCTTAAATATCATTACACACCCTTTAGTGAATTAGTTGATACTAACATTTTACTGAGTTCAGGAAAGGGAGAGCAATATCTTGTTAACGGCATGAGTGGATTGGGTAAAACGGAATCACATAATAAGTCGAATGCTATTAATATTAAAAATACCAGCCGGTTTAATTATGGTAATACTGATTTTGCATTTACTCTTGGCAGTAAATTGATGCGCACTGAATATAAAAAGAAAACGCTCATCGGTGTTGGTGATGACAATACAGTAAACGAAGAAGATAATGCGTTTTCACCAGCCGGAATGCAGGATATTACCAGCATTTATAGCAGATTAAAAATAGAGCATGGTATTTATACTGCTGATTTGGGACTTAATTATTTAGACTACAGTCTTAAAGGAGTTAAGCCAGCCTGTGATTCGCGAATTTCCTGTTTCCCTCAAGGGGCTGCTCAGGTGAATTTAAAAGATCATGCTTTTAATCCGAGTATTTTATTATCAGCAGAAATTATACCTGAATTTCAGCCATTTGTGAGCTACACGCATTCAATGAGAGCGCCAAATATTCAGGAAGTCTTTTATCCGGGTGGAGAAGGTAATTCAGTCAATCCTTTCCTCAAAGGCGAAATAGCAGATACTTATCAAATTGGTTTTAATAGTTATCGCCCAAATTTAATTGTTGATGGAGATACATTCCGCCTGAAAGCAACATTATTCCACACAAAGATTAAAAATTATATTAGTAGTGATCATTATATGCTCTGCGGTGAGAAGAAAATGTGTAAAATGGATGGAAACTTAACCACAGAAGAGTTTGATGAGTTAAATCCGAGTGTCAGTACATATATTTATACGAATAGTTTGACTCCAGTTACGATGAAAGGTTATGAAATTGCAGCTAATTATGATGCAGGTGTATTTTATAGTTCATTAGCTTATAGTCAGCAAAAAACACAACAGCCTACCACACAGGCGGCAACTTTTATGGGAACAAGCTCTGCATCTCAGTTACCAGAAAGCTATATGACATTAGATACAGGTGTTCCTTTACTGGATGAAAAAATGCGTATTGGTGCAATTGTTAAATATACAGGTCAGTCTTACCATCAAGATCTTGAAACAGATGGTGATTGGAGTATCAGTGATAAAATGTTAAAGGATGATAAGATACCGACCATTGTTGATTTATATACAGATTATCAAATCAATAAAAATATCCTTATTAAATTCTCAGTACAAAATGTCGCTAACAAAAACTATGCTGATGCTCTGAATCGTATGAATTCTTCAGCAAATATATCGAATGGGGATGCTGTGGTTCAAACAGCCCGTGGCAGAACCTACGTTATAGGTGCTGAAGTTAGATTCTAA
- a CDS encoding MAE_28990/MAE_18760 family HEPN-like nuclease has product MRSLNNLISKTDDDTDKNRIRRAVICLLYAHVEGFVKFSFNLYIEAINKMDLNCHQVKPILAAAVYYVDFLKMNNPDIKNKIFKKVLPDDSHLHRIYRYEEFFEKIHSVLNSKIKIEDGYINTESNVGKEILQKLLYQVGLSHNSLDKVIGPLTRLKNKRNNISHGVDKSIIDTIEYLQFYNCSMSIMGELSKVLFSAFQSKDFLLTES; this is encoded by the coding sequence ATTCGCTCTTTGAATAATCTAATATCTAAGACTGATGATGATACAGACAAGAATCGGATTCGTCGTGCTGTAATTTGTTTACTCTACGCTCATGTTGAGGGATTTGTTAAATTTTCATTTAACTTATACATAGAAGCAATTAATAAAATGGATCTTAATTGCCACCAAGTGAAACCCATTTTAGCTGCTGCTGTTTATTACGTCGATTTTTTGAAAATGAACAATCCTGATATAAAGAATAAAATTTTCAAGAAAGTTTTACCTGATGATTCTCATCTTCATCGGATTTACAGGTATGAGGAATTTTTCGAAAAAATACATAGTGTTTTAAATTCTAAAATTAAAATAGAAGATGGATATATAAATACCGAAAGTAACGTTGGTAAGGAAATTCTACAAAAATTGCTCTATCAAGTGGGACTTTCTCATAACTCCTTAGATAAAGTTATTGGTCCATTAACTAGACTAAAAAACAAAAGAAACAATATTTCTCATGGTGTTGATAAGTCTATAATTGACACTATAGAATATTTGCAATTTTATAATTGCTCCATGAGTATCATGGGTGAATTATCTAAAGTTTTATTTTCTGCATTTCAAAGTAAAGACTTTTTACTTACAGAAAGTTAA
- the guaB gene encoding IMP dehydrogenase — MLRIKKEALTFDDVLLVPAHSTVLPNTADLSTQLTSTIRLNVPMLSAAMDTVTESSLAIALAQEGGIGFIHKNMSIERQAEEVSRVKKHESGVVTDPVTVTPQTTLREVQELAVRNGFAGYPVVTGANELVGIITGRDVRFVTDLDQPVTAVMTPKERLVTVKEGEAREIVLQKMHEQRVEKALVVDDNFHLLGMITVKDFQKAERKPNACKDEQGRLRVGAAVGAGAGNEERVDALVAAGVDVLLIDSSHGHSEGVLQRIRETRAKYPNLQIIGGNVATGEGAKALVDAGVNAVKVGIGPGSICTTRIVTGVGVPQITAIADAVEALEGTGIPVIADGGIRFSGDIAKAIAAGAACVMVGSMLAGTEESPGEIELYQGRSFKSYRGMGSLGAMSKGSSDRYFQTDNAADKLVPEGIEGRVAYKGLLKSIVHQQMGGLRSCMGLTGCATIDELRTKAEFVRISGAGIQESHVHDVTITKESPNYRLGL; from the coding sequence ATGTTACGAATTAAAAAAGAAGCATTAACTTTCGACGATGTTTTGTTGGTTCCTGCCCATTCTACAGTCCTGCCTAACACAGCAGATCTGTCCACTCAATTAACGTCTACCATTCGCCTGAACGTTCCTATGCTCTCCGCAGCTATGGATACCGTAACGGAATCCTCATTGGCAATCGCACTGGCACAGGAAGGGGGCATTGGCTTTATTCATAAAAATATGTCAATCGAACGTCAGGCTGAAGAAGTCAGCCGCGTGAAGAAACACGAAAGCGGTGTTGTGACAGATCCTGTGACTGTAACGCCACAAACAACTCTGCGCGAAGTCCAGGAGTTGGCTGTACGTAATGGTTTTGCGGGTTATCCGGTTGTAACAGGAGCGAATGAACTGGTTGGTATTATTACTGGCCGTGATGTGCGTTTTGTGACTGATCTGGATCAGCCGGTCACTGCGGTGATGACACCAAAAGAACGTCTGGTCACCGTAAAAGAAGGCGAAGCCCGTGAAATTGTTTTGCAGAAAATGCACGAACAACGCGTTGAAAAAGCACTGGTTGTTGATGATAATTTCCACCTGCTTGGCATGATTACTGTGAAAGATTTCCAGAAAGCAGAGCGTAAACCAAACGCATGTAAAGACGAGCAAGGCCGTCTGCGTGTCGGTGCTGCGGTTGGTGCGGGTGCTGGCAACGAAGAACGTGTTGATGCGCTGGTTGCAGCTGGTGTAGATGTGCTGCTGATCGACTCTTCCCACGGCCATTCTGAAGGCGTTTTGCAACGTATTCGTGAAACCCGTGCTAAATACCCTAATTTACAAATCATTGGTGGTAACGTAGCAACTGGCGAAGGCGCTAAAGCGCTGGTAGACGCGGGTGTGAACGCAGTTAAAGTCGGTATCGGCCCTGGCTCTATTTGTACGACTCGTATCGTAACTGGTGTAGGTGTTCCTCAAATCACTGCGATTGCAGATGCGGTTGAAGCACTGGAAGGTACGGGTATTCCAGTGATTGCGGATGGTGGCATCCGTTTCTCCGGTGATATCGCCAAAGCGATCGCTGCGGGTGCGGCGTGTGTCATGGTCGGTTCAATGCTAGCGGGTACAGAAGAATCTCCGGGTGAAATTGAACTGTATCAAGGTCGTTCGTTCAAATCTTATCGCGGTATGGGTTCTCTGGGCGCGATGTCCAAAGGCTCTTCTGACCGTTATTTCCAGACTGATAACGCAGCGGACAAACTGGTTCCAGAAGGCATTGAAGGACGCGTGGCTTACAAGGGCCTGTTAAAAAGCATCGTGCACCAACAGATGGGCGGTCTGCGCTCCTGTATGGGTCTGACGGGTTGTGCAACCATTGATGAACTGAGAACTAAAGCAGAATTTGTTCGTATCAGTGGTGCAGGGATTCAGGAAAGCCACGTCCATGACGTGACTATCACCAAAGAATCACCGAACTATCGTTTAGGTCTGTAA
- a CDS encoding DNA methyltransferase, whose protein sequence is MKTLTLCNPKRITEEEYRAEWYSYYAGFSHTFVRDVLRKLNPAKDAIILDPWNGAGTTTLASALEGYEAIGIDLNPTMEIIARAKLSTKEDIKRALEIVKRLRVNTLPKNILNNDDYLLNWFSLNTANYFRYISNSVIKKRKPISTSETNSVILLALFNVARELVSKFIPSNPTWVKKAKKEEDKITICNKEIKKRVIEFLYKKIDTILDNDFSDKISLCCASSTRIPVSDNTIDVIVTSPPYCTRIDYGIATSPELAVLFGNDPSKIDYVRRSLIGRTTIDKKIYEKTSFGNAADTILYKILNHNSHASSTYYYKNYKQYFYEIKKSISEIRRVLKVNGVFVCVVQDSYYKEIYCDLAEIFIEMAKDNNLQFISRKDFNAKLVMANIHKGTRKYRSNISAKESILVFKSIN, encoded by the coding sequence GTGAAAACGTTAACATTATGTAATCCAAAGCGTATTACAGAAGAAGAATATAGAGCTGAATGGTACAGCTATTATGCTGGCTTTTCTCACACATTTGTTCGAGATGTTTTACGCAAACTCAACCCTGCAAAAGATGCTATCATTCTTGATCCTTGGAATGGCGCAGGAACCACTACTTTAGCGAGTGCTTTGGAAGGCTATGAAGCTATTGGTATTGACTTAAATCCTACAATGGAAATCATTGCAAGAGCAAAATTGTCAACTAAAGAAGATATTAAAAGAGCGTTAGAAATTGTTAAACGTTTACGTGTAAACACCCTACCTAAAAATATTTTAAACAATGACGACTATTTGCTAAATTGGTTTTCTTTAAATACAGCAAATTATTTTAGATACATATCAAATAGTGTAATTAAAAAAAGAAAACCCATTTCTACCTCGGAAACTAATTCCGTTATTTTGTTAGCGCTGTTTAATGTTGCAAGAGAGCTTGTCTCCAAATTCATTCCCTCAAATCCTACATGGGTAAAAAAAGCCAAAAAAGAAGAGGATAAAATCACAATATGCAACAAAGAAATAAAAAAACGAGTGATTGAATTTCTTTACAAAAAAATAGATACTATCTTAGATAATGATTTTAGTGACAAAATATCTTTATGCTGTGCTTCTTCTACTAGAATTCCTGTTTCTGATAATACAATAGATGTTATTGTTACTTCCCCTCCATATTGCACAAGAATTGATTATGGTATAGCTACATCACCAGAACTTGCCGTTTTATTTGGAAATGATCCGTCAAAAATAGATTATGTTAGACGTTCTCTAATTGGACGTACCACTATTGATAAAAAAATATACGAAAAAACATCTTTTGGAAATGCCGCCGACACTATTCTTTATAAGATCCTAAATCATAATTCACATGCATCATCTACTTATTACTATAAGAACTATAAGCAATATTTTTACGAGATTAAAAAATCCATTTCAGAAATTAGAAGAGTGCTAAAAGTTAATGGGGTATTTGTATGTGTAGTGCAAGATTCCTATTACAAAGAAATATATTGTGACCTTGCTGAAATATTCATAGAAATGGCAAAAGATAACAATCTTCAATTTATATCAAGAAAAGATTTTAACGCAAAGTTAGTGATGGCCAATATTCATAAAGGCACCAGGAAGTATAGATCCAATATAAGTGCAAAAGAATCAATATTAGTCTTCAAATCAATAAACTAA
- a CDS encoding DUF2335 domain-containing protein: protein MASNIYRYFSMMGSILDIMPANDYRDTLGVDAPNDYLFENKEYYCSFDSLPSPEVLKIYESILPGYTERIFSLREKEQLFQHEKQKKALDGVINKDRRGQWMGFAIAMFILIIATVFAFKGEILFAGTLITIDLVGLVAVFVIGRKLNTT, encoded by the coding sequence ATGGCTTCTAACATTTATCGTTATTTCAGTATGATGGGGAGTATTCTGGATATCATGCCTGCAAATGATTATCGTGATACTTTAGGTGTTGATGCACCCAATGATTATTTATTTGAAAATAAAGAATATTATTGTTCTTTTGATTCTTTGCCATCACCAGAGGTATTAAAAATCTATGAATCCATTCTTCCGGGTTATACAGAAAGAATATTTTCTTTGAGGGAAAAAGAGCAGCTCTTTCAACATGAAAAACAGAAGAAAGCACTTGATGGAGTAATTAACAAGGATAGGCGAGGCCAATGGATGGGTTTTGCTATTGCTATGTTTATTTTAATTATTGCGACTGTTTTTGCATTTAAAGGTGAAATTTTGTTTGCTGGTACTTTAATCACAATTGATCTGGTAGGATTGGTTGCGGTGTTTGTCATAGGGCGAAAATTAAACACTACGTGA
- a CDS encoding DUF262 domain-containing protein has protein sequence MSSEEVLLDIEQQIDKVHTQSLDLSFNELLDMYESGELDISPDYQRLFRWTEGARSRFIESLLLEMPVPPIYVVETENGVYQLIDGLQRFSSYLHLRGELIAEHMEIQKGEKLTFSDCDILKSLNGLTYDDLPLALKIKLKRSFVRVEVVRKGSDNKFKYHMFKRLNTGGEAPGREHTLINIHPKKTCAR, from the coding sequence ATGAGCTCAGAAGAAGTCTTGCTAGACATTGAACAACAAATTGATAAAGTTCACACACAAAGTCTTGATTTATCCTTTAATGAATTATTGGATATGTATGAAAGCGGTGAACTTGACATCAGTCCCGATTATCAGAGACTTTTCAGATGGACAGAAGGTGCTCGTTCACGTTTTATAGAATCACTACTATTAGAAATGCCTGTACCCCCCATTTATGTAGTTGAAACAGAAAATGGAGTTTATCAACTTATTGATGGTCTCCAGCGTTTCTCGTCGTATCTTCATTTGCGTGGGGAACTAATAGCCGAACATATGGAAATTCAAAAAGGGGAAAAATTGACTTTTTCCGATTGTGACATCTTAAAAAGTTTAAATGGGCTAACATATGATGATCTACCTCTGGCTTTAAAAATAAAACTCAAAAGATCATTTGTCCGTGTCGAAGTTGTTAGAAAAGGTAGTGATAATAAATTTAAATACCATATGTTTAAAAGGCTCAATACAGGTGGTGAAGCCCCAGGGCGCGAGCATACTTTGATCAATATTCATCCAAAGAAAACTTGTGCACGATAA
- a CDS encoding ISAs1-like element ISXne3 family transposase produces MTLIEHLSVVKETRSDINRQYDLVDVIFLVVSAIMAGAEGWQDIETYGRAKIKWLREYRTFLHGIPRRHTIARILQAIELDSLLEALLNWVNEQREQDGKPVIAFDGKVLRRAYRNEKKNAVQLVTAYDTERGLVLSQKATATKNGEISVVRQMLDILNLKGSIVTLDALHCQRETLQKISEKKAHVVVQVKKNQPRLWDAVQSQFQCVFDAGKEKIITEIKQEAHGRREERYVFQLKPQFTPDIAERWPTIRSIIAVERHRSENGKGTVDTSYYVSSISPRHKSLGHYIRQHWRIENSQHYILDVVFKEDDSRIILDGAIENLALFRRIVLNMVKQCDCGAPSQRNKLKKAGWSDDYRAQVFFG; encoded by the coding sequence ATGACCCTGATTGAACATTTATCCGTTGTGAAAGAAACCCGCTCTGATATCAACCGTCAGTATGATCTGGTTGATGTTATTTTCCTCGTTGTCAGTGCCATTATGGCTGGTGCCGAGGGCTGGCAAGACATTGAGACTTATGGCCGAGCCAAAATTAAGTGGCTGAGAGAATACCGTACCTTTCTCCATGGGATACCCCGTCGACATACCATTGCAAGAATACTGCAAGCTATCGAGCTGGATTCTTTACTGGAAGCTTTACTGAACTGGGTTAATGAACAGCGTGAGCAGGATGGTAAACCGGTTATCGCCTTTGACGGAAAAGTCCTGCGACGGGCTTACCGGAATGAAAAGAAAAACGCTGTCCAGCTGGTCACCGCGTATGATACCGAACGGGGATTAGTGCTGAGCCAGAAAGCCACGGCCACAAAAAATGGTGAAATCAGTGTCGTCCGTCAAATGTTGGATATCCTCAATCTGAAAGGCAGTATTGTGACACTTGATGCCCTGCATTGTCAGCGTGAAACCCTGCAAAAAATCAGTGAAAAGAAAGCCCACGTCGTTGTTCAGGTGAAGAAAAACCAGCCCCGTCTGTGGGATGCCGTTCAGTCTCAGTTTCAGTGTGTGTTTGATGCAGGAAAAGAAAAAATTATCACTGAAATTAAACAAGAAGCGCATGGCCGCCGGGAAGAACGTTATGTGTTTCAACTCAAGCCGCAATTTACCCCTGATATAGCGGAAAGGTGGCCGACCATTCGCAGTATTATTGCGGTCGAACGACATCGGTCAGAAAACGGCAAAGGCACAGTAGATACCTCCTACTATGTCAGTTCTATTTCTCCCCGACACAAGTCATTAGGGCACTACATTCGCCAGCATTGGCGCATTGAGAATAGCCAGCATTACATCCTTGATGTCGTTTTCAAAGAGGATGATTCACGTATTATTCTCGATGGGGCCATTGAAAATTTGGCGTTATTCCGGCGTATCGTGTTGAACATGGTCAAACAATGTGATTGTGGGGCACCCAGCCAACGAAATAAACTTAAAAAAGCCGGCTGGAGTGATGATTATCGTGCACAAGTTTTCTTTGGATGA
- a CDS encoding Cro/CI family transcriptional regulator, with translation MEKIPLAEYVKLNGQAKTARLVGVHQTAISKALRSGRRIFLVRQADGTYKAEECRPFPSQKQIVL, from the coding sequence ATGGAAAAAATCCCATTAGCAGAGTATGTAAAGCTAAATGGTCAAGCCAAAACAGCACGTTTAGTTGGTGTTCATCAGACTGCGATAAGTAAGGCATTGCGATCAGGCCGTAGAATATTTTTGGTTCGTCAGGCTGATGGAACCTATAAAGCTGAAGAGTGCCGGCCATTTCCTAGCCAGAAACAGATTGTATTATGA